The genomic region GGGCCTCGAATCATTACACAACTCTTAGAAAAAGAGTTAATCCACGATGTGGCCGATTTATACCGTTTAACGGCGGATGATTTAGCCCAATTGGATAAATTTAAAGAAAAATCTATTAATAATTTATTAAATGCCATCGATGCTAGTCGTCAGAATTCGCTAGAAAGGTTATTATTTGGGTTAGGGATTCGCCATGTGGGTGCTAAAGCTGCCCGTTTATTGGCTGAACATTTCCAAAACTTAGCAGCCTTGATGGCGAGTGATCAAGAAACCATCATTACGGTTGATACGATTGGCACGATTATTGCCGACAGCCTGGTGACTTATTTTGCGGATAGCCAAGTCCAAACCTTGATGGCAGAATTAGAAGCAGTTGGCGTTAATTTAACTTATACCGGTGTTACTAAAGCCCAAGCAGCAACTAGTGACAGCTATTTTAACGGTAAGACGGTTGTTTTAACGGGTAAATTAGAGCAGTATACACGTGGTGAATTGAAGCAATTGCTTGAAGATAACGGCGCGAAGGTCACAGGTTCTGTTTCTAAGAAGACGGATGCGTTAATTGCGGGTCAAGATGCTGGTAGCAAACTTGAAAAAGCACAGTCATTGGCCATCCCCATTATTAATGAAGCTGATTTAGATAATTATTTGGCGCAGTAGGTAAAGTTCGGTATAATAACCAAGAGCGCGCGTTTAATTTATTTAACGCGCTTTAATCGGAATTAAGGAGGCACCATTCTCAGTGGCAAAGTATAAAATATGGGTCGTTGCAGCAGCAACTCTTTTATTGTTAGCAGGTTGCACAAGTCTTCCAGGCACTTCATCGAGTTCAAGTAGTAAAGCGACTAAAAAATTACAAACAACGGGTAAAGTGACCGATAGTATGTATGAAGGCGTAATTGATAATGGTCAGTATAAAACTAGTCAGACTCGAGGATTAACAACGCAACAGAGTAATACCTCTTTTGATGTTAAGAGTCTTGAGAGTGGGCTTCTTAAACTATCCAAAGAACAATTTCCAACTTCAAAATATGTTTTCCAAGAAGGGCAAAGTTTAAAGACCGCTCAAGCGCAAAAATGGTTAGCACGTAAATCAAAAACGAATACAGAGGGCTTAAACCCCGAGGATAATGGTCAAAAAGATCCAAATAAACGGAATCCAATTTACCTTCAACAGATATTGGAACAAGATTATTTAGGCGAAGATGGCAGTATGAAGGGCATGAGTATTGGCCTAGGGATGAATCAAGTTGATTATTATACCAAGGAACAATACGGTGCAACGTTTGAAACGAAGATTTCAAAAGCAATGATGACCCAACAAGGCAAACAAATGGCTAATAAGGTTTTAAGCCGAATGCGTCAAAAGAAGGGCCTCAGCGATACGACAATTGTCATTGGACTTTATAAACAAGCCCCTAAGGATAGTTTAGTTGGTGGCACATTCTTCGCTTATGGGGTCAGCAAAAAAGGCAGCACAACGATTGATTCATGGCACGAATTGAATCAAGAAAATCAAGTGCTACCAGTTGTAAATGATGAAAAAGCAATTAATCAAGACGACGCGACAGCTTTTAACAGTTTTAAAACACAAGTTGAAACGTTCTTCCCGAACTTAAGTGGTGTGACCGCTCAGACGCATTATGAAGAAGGCGTCTTAGCAGGCATGAATATCACGGTTAATACGCAATTCTACAGTGAAACGGAAATTATGAGTTTTACACAGTATATTGCGACGGCCGCGGATAAGTATTTACCGCGTAACATTCCGCTTGATATCTCAATTACATCTGCGGAAGGGATGCAAGCCTATGTTGGGCGTGTATCAGGCAGCAAAGGCTTTACCACACACGTTTTCGGTAGTTATTAAATAAGAGATTCAAAAAGCTCCCGGCAATCAGTTGATTGACGGGAGCTTTTTTTAATTATAGGCCTTTGATAGCATGTGCGATCATTTTTTCTAGGGGTTGCATCACTTGTGCTGAAGCCCAGTCAAATGTGAGTTGCTTAATCGTTGCAACACTTGGCATTGGTTTGAACTTTTCTTTTTTAGGTTGTGCTTTTTTAACAGGTGTTGCTGTTTGTTTAGTAGTAGTAGTTGCTGCTTCTGGTGTTTGTTGTTGCAACGTCTTCAGTATCAGCTGTTTCGGCAGGTGCTGTTTGGCTTGTTGTGCCATCAGCATATTCCCAATAGTGCTGTGTTTGACCGTTGACAGTTTCTTCAACTTCAACAGGAGAATCGTCGGTAAAGTCCATATCTAGCCAAGCATCATTCACCTCTTCTTCAGCCGCCCGTTCTTCTGCAGCTTTTGCTTGCATTTCTGGGGTGATGCCTGAGAAAGTAACACCGACAGTAGAAGTAGCAGCTGAAACGGATTGATGTTGAATTGTTAGTCCAGCGAATAGGCTAAGGCTAGCAACGGCTAAAAAACGAGTAAATGATGTAATGGTCATAATAAGTTCCTCCTTGTAATAATGGTTAAATGATTATTTCTTCTAACGTATTTGTCTAGTCAATTATATAAGTTTGAACGTATGGTTGTCTACCATTCATTGTTATGAATCATATCGAGTCCTAATGAGTTGTATAAGATATATTGTTACCAGTAATGATAAAACTAATTAGGGTAAAAAGTTTGAGATAGCAACTAATGGTAACGATTACATGAATAAGTTATAGAAAACGACCAAATTCCGGGTGATGTCACTTTCATCTAGGGCAATATATGGTAAAATTAATCAGAATGGATAAATAGTGACTGAATTAGAAAAGGGGTTTACTCATGATTGATAAAAAACAAGTTCAGCATGTCGCAGAACTTTCCAAATTAGCTTTCAGTGATGAACAATTAGAACAATTCACTGAACAACTTGCCGACATCATGAAAATGACTGATGAATTAAACGAAGTGGATACCACAGGTGTTCCCGTAACGACTCATGTAAATGGCCTCAAGAACATTGTTCGCGAAGATGTTGCCCAACCAGGGACAGATCGTGAAATCTTAATGAAGAATGCACCAGATTCAGCAGACGGCTTAT from Latilactobacillus sakei subsp. sakei DSM 20017 = JCM 1157 harbors:
- a CDS encoding CamS family sex pheromone protein, producing the protein MAKYKIWVVAAATLLLLAGCTSLPGTSSSSSSKATKKLQTTGKVTDSMYEGVIDNGQYKTSQTRGLTTQQSNTSFDVKSLESGLLKLSKEQFPTSKYVFQEGQSLKTAQAQKWLARKSKTNTEGLNPEDNGQKDPNKRNPIYLQQILEQDYLGEDGSMKGMSIGLGMNQVDYYTKEQYGATFETKISKAMMTQQGKQMANKVLSRMRQKKGLSDTTIVIGLYKQAPKDSLVGGTFFAYGVSKKGSTTIDSWHELNQENQVLPVVNDEKAINQDDATAFNSFKTQVETFFPNLSGVTAQTHYEEGVLAGMNITVNTQFYSETEIMSFTQYIATAADKYLPRNIPLDISITSAEGMQAYVGRVSGSKGFTTHVFGSY
- the gatC gene encoding Asp-tRNA(Asn)/Glu-tRNA(Gln) amidotransferase subunit GatC, which gives rise to MIDKKQVQHVAELSKLAFSDEQLEQFTEQLADIMKMTDELNEVDTTGVPVTTHVNGLKNIVREDVAQPGTDREILMKNAPDSADGLLKVPAIMDKEEA